One segment of Rhodopirellula baltica SH 1 DNA contains the following:
- a CDS encoding AsmA-like C-terminal region-containing protein codes for MSQGGDRPLTEPGQENPPRRKAGRLKTAVVLVITCILTGFLVQSLLPQTVGEQARRYFEKTLDEHYADWDVTIQRGTFQAGTGLIFESIEISPKTSRANLVSKWWSQQPAVKIERLTVFADLDPQKWMSGDSPLSTRRVAIEGVVANVQVAQDNGISLETLYPLPQMGPACPQIDLYGVVTNVTFEAAASREALNGNSEPRSTSAATQPIQLRWSDIAISTETSSDESALIAGSSSERKLVFARGDSNFSGPIELAYDKLQEGSDEQLRLKTTIKDCHIDDAIIARVRSRISKWLPAKARVSLHGDLSAEYIQQNETDQFELDLVVHDGNLDDPRLPSKIRQARGRIQITPEQIKLFPTQANFGDAHCTLRGTAALVRQSRTSFDLGPTDFHFTGEGLTLDRPFAEAMPEKLHDLWQKFQAQGRLNLRAHASNPAPLRSKAWTLQSEVDIRGIDVQFDKFPYPVEQLVGTIRIDNGFAIAEQLTGRAGGQRVNCGFRVPVRLDPDAPKVHTKQVTIQTEGSVLIDDALITSLTPREAQASDQGSVSTTTGALIETSSSRSVSKVEQFVRSLRPRGVIEWATATLETDAYGNSSRQFDFRVSGGTLRYDKFPYPLYNVEGRVQIKDDLVRMIGFTANNAGSAKVDCNGLYRIPNPAAAMKADSELNLRFQIADLSMDQSLRVSLPESTRHIWDSLSPGGTLDQLDVHVHQSGTNPLDLTLVADQNESGQVTPDSLSLRPVAVPYRIDIVGGHVEYRDNEVRISNLRGRHDGSRMVADGTCIQHPSGRWLLAMDLHSGCRLVPDEELMAAMPEQVGRAMRALDLRGPISLRGKTNLLMANDDTSTPVIDWDLLLQLEGNRIADVGPVHSLRGEIQVQGVRDAEVLQAVGNIALDSMHAYGLQITSLRGPFSITNEQLRLGENARLPSPNPDPNGGGVPIVGALFGGKISLSGGVLLSSGDFEIDAALANAQIATCLAEIGQHRTGITGRFDGDSHLEGRLGDLDLLKGNGRGSVSGANLYQLPYLVQVLNLLRIKATEDVAFTNGETEFSIFGEDLNFNRLVLWGDLVALEGGGTLSRREHLDMSFNTRVSPQNLFSKVINPLRDNRYTLWTIEVDGPIEAPTIRRKSLSGITQTMEDWFPGMVRSTTADGGNVNR; via the coding sequence ATGTCTCAAGGAGGAGACAGGCCTTTGACCGAACCGGGTCAGGAAAATCCGCCTCGCCGCAAAGCCGGCCGTTTAAAAACGGCAGTGGTCCTGGTGATCACGTGCATTCTGACTGGCTTCCTGGTTCAATCGTTGCTGCCTCAAACCGTCGGCGAACAAGCCCGGCGTTACTTTGAGAAAACACTCGACGAACACTACGCCGACTGGGATGTGACGATCCAACGTGGCACGTTCCAAGCCGGAACTGGACTGATCTTTGAATCCATCGAGATCAGCCCCAAAACCAGTCGAGCCAATCTGGTTTCGAAATGGTGGTCGCAACAGCCCGCCGTCAAAATCGAACGCCTCACGGTCTTCGCTGACCTGGACCCGCAAAAGTGGATGTCAGGAGACAGCCCTCTTTCCACGCGTCGTGTCGCGATCGAGGGTGTCGTTGCGAACGTGCAAGTTGCCCAAGACAACGGCATCTCGCTGGAGACGCTCTACCCGTTGCCACAAATGGGACCGGCCTGCCCGCAGATCGATCTGTATGGGGTGGTAACGAATGTAACCTTCGAGGCAGCTGCATCTCGAGAAGCCTTGAACGGCAATAGTGAACCGCGAAGCACTTCGGCGGCAACGCAGCCGATCCAACTTCGATGGTCGGACATCGCCATCTCAACCGAGACATCAAGCGACGAATCGGCACTGATCGCAGGATCATCTAGTGAACGCAAATTGGTGTTCGCGCGAGGCGACAGCAACTTCAGCGGTCCGATCGAGTTGGCGTATGACAAGTTGCAGGAAGGCTCCGATGAACAACTGCGACTGAAGACAACGATTAAAGACTGCCACATCGATGACGCGATCATCGCACGAGTCCGTTCGCGAATTTCCAAGTGGCTGCCGGCGAAAGCCCGTGTCAGTTTGCATGGTGACCTCTCCGCCGAGTACATCCAACAGAACGAAACGGACCAATTCGAACTCGACCTGGTGGTGCACGATGGCAACTTGGACGACCCTCGCTTGCCATCGAAGATTCGCCAAGCTCGCGGCCGAATTCAAATCACCCCGGAACAAATCAAACTCTTTCCAACGCAAGCCAATTTTGGTGACGCCCACTGCACGCTGCGTGGTACCGCGGCGCTGGTTCGTCAATCTCGCACAAGCTTTGACCTTGGACCGACGGACTTCCATTTCACCGGAGAAGGCCTGACACTTGATCGCCCTTTCGCGGAAGCGATGCCCGAAAAGCTGCATGACCTTTGGCAGAAATTCCAAGCTCAAGGACGATTGAACCTTCGTGCCCACGCGAGCAACCCAGCTCCACTTCGATCCAAAGCGTGGACATTGCAATCGGAAGTCGACATCCGTGGAATCGATGTGCAGTTCGACAAGTTTCCCTACCCGGTCGAACAACTCGTTGGCACGATCCGAATCGACAACGGATTCGCGATTGCCGAACAACTCACCGGACGGGCCGGCGGACAACGAGTCAATTGCGGATTTCGCGTTCCGGTGCGACTTGATCCAGATGCACCCAAAGTCCATACCAAACAAGTCACGATTCAAACGGAAGGATCGGTCCTGATCGACGATGCCCTGATCACATCGCTGACACCGCGCGAAGCCCAAGCAAGCGATCAAGGCAGCGTTTCGACGACGACGGGTGCATTGATCGAGACCAGCTCCTCCCGTTCGGTATCGAAGGTCGAACAGTTTGTTCGATCATTGCGTCCACGCGGCGTGATCGAGTGGGCCACGGCAACACTGGAAACCGACGCATACGGAAACTCATCCCGTCAGTTTGATTTCCGTGTCTCGGGTGGAACGCTTCGATACGACAAGTTCCCCTATCCTCTGTACAACGTCGAAGGCCGTGTTCAGATCAAAGACGATCTGGTGCGAATGATTGGTTTCACCGCCAACAACGCTGGCTCGGCAAAGGTCGATTGCAATGGTCTGTATCGGATTCCAAATCCAGCCGCAGCGATGAAAGCCGATTCGGAACTGAACCTTCGTTTCCAGATCGCTGATTTGTCGATGGACCAATCGCTCCGCGTGTCGCTACCCGAATCGACTCGTCACATTTGGGATTCACTCTCACCGGGTGGAACTCTGGACCAATTGGATGTGCACGTCCATCAGTCGGGCACCAATCCACTGGATTTGACTCTGGTTGCCGATCAAAACGAATCCGGTCAAGTCACCCCCGACTCGCTCAGTCTTCGTCCCGTGGCAGTCCCCTACCGAATTGACATCGTTGGTGGTCATGTTGAATACCGGGACAACGAGGTCCGGATCAGCAACCTTCGTGGTCGACACGACGGTTCGAGAATGGTTGCCGACGGCACGTGCATTCAACATCCATCGGGACGTTGGTTATTGGCGATGGATCTGCACAGTGGTTGTCGCTTGGTTCCCGACGAGGAGTTGATGGCGGCTATGCCGGAACAAGTCGGCCGCGCGATGCGTGCTCTTGACCTGCGCGGTCCAATCAGCCTCCGTGGCAAGACCAATTTGTTGATGGCGAATGATGACACATCGACCCCCGTGATCGATTGGGACCTCCTGTTGCAATTGGAAGGCAACCGAATCGCGGACGTGGGCCCAGTCCATTCGCTACGCGGTGAAATCCAGGTGCAAGGCGTTCGCGACGCCGAAGTGCTGCAGGCGGTCGGAAACATCGCTTTGGATTCCATGCACGCGTATGGGTTGCAGATCACATCGTTGCGCGGCCCGTTCTCGATCACCAACGAACAACTTCGCCTGGGTGAAAACGCACGACTGCCTTCCCCCAATCCCGATCCGAACGGCGGTGGCGTGCCAATCGTGGGTGCTTTGTTCGGAGGCAAGATCAGCCTCAGCGGTGGCGTCCTGCTCTCTTCAGGCGACTTTGAAATCGATGCCGCATTGGCCAACGCACAAATCGCGACTTGTCTTGCTGAAATTGGTCAGCATCGTACGGGCATCACAGGACGCTTCGATGGCGACTCTCATTTAGAAGGTCGTTTAGGTGATTTGGATCTGCTGAAAGGAAACGGGCGTGGAAGCGTCAGCGGTGCCAACCTGTACCAGTTGCCATACCTTGTTCAGGTGCTGAACTTGCTTCGCATCAAAGCCACCGAAGACGTTGCCTTCACGAATGGAGAGACCGAGTTTTCAATTTTCGGCGAAGACCTGAACTTCAACCGCTTGGTGCTCTGGGGTGATCTTGTGGCACTCGAAGGTGGTGGCACACTCAGTCGTCGCGAACACCTGGACATGTCTTTCAACACACGTGTTAGTCCGCAGAACTTGTTCAGCAAAGTCATCAACCCGCTGAGAGACAACCGCTACACGCTGTGGACGATTGAGGTGGACGGCCCGATCGAAGCTCCCACGATTCGCAGAAAATCACTCAGTGGGATCACGCAGACAATGGAAGACTGGTTCCCAGGAATGGTCCGATCCACCACCGCGGATGGCGGAAACGTCAACCGATAA
- a CDS encoding response regulator transcription factor: MIDSANESAAVFLLARQTNGETATIDLKSMIETGSDWSVIPCSSSDQLLEWISEGRLERPGCLVVDVELIGDGFQRVQKALSEASCSAPLILVAGELPIETVVHAFENGAWTVVLKSADNAQKFSGSLRDHIRQAIDWDRFQVGMEKAHRKRNRILDGLTERQRKVLNCVMEGMPTKAIAANYNVSKRLIEFERSHLLSAFNVGGTAELTAVVGEHRIVEKLLDRYHRFDSAEVGRSFQRPMALRGSVSRSTVQVDE, translated from the coding sequence GTGATTGATTCTGCGAACGAGAGTGCAGCAGTTTTCTTATTGGCTCGACAAACAAACGGAGAGACCGCGACGATCGACCTGAAGTCGATGATCGAGACGGGCTCCGATTGGTCGGTCATACCGTGTTCTTCGAGTGATCAATTGTTGGAATGGATCTCGGAAGGTCGGTTGGAACGCCCTGGTTGTTTGGTCGTGGACGTTGAGCTGATTGGCGACGGTTTTCAACGGGTGCAGAAGGCGCTTTCCGAAGCGAGTTGCAGTGCTCCGCTCATTCTGGTTGCTGGTGAATTGCCGATTGAAACCGTGGTCCACGCTTTTGAAAATGGTGCCTGGACGGTCGTGTTGAAGTCCGCGGACAACGCGCAGAAATTCAGCGGTTCGTTGCGGGATCATATTCGCCAAGCAATCGATTGGGACCGTTTCCAAGTGGGCATGGAAAAGGCACATCGCAAACGCAACCGAATCTTGGATGGTTTGACTGAACGCCAACGCAAAGTGCTTAACTGCGTGATGGAAGGTATGCCGACCAAAGCGATTGCAGCCAATTACAACGTTTCGAAACGTTTGATCGAATTTGAACGAAGCCATTTGCTTTCGGCGTTTAATGTCGGCGGCACCGCAGAGCTGACCGCAGTGGTGGGCGAGCATCGCATTGTTGAGAAGCTGTTGGATCGCTATCACCGATTTGACTCTGCGGAAGTCGGGCGTTCCTTTCAACGCCCGATGGCGTTGCGCGGCTCCGTATCAAGATCAACTGTTCAAGTTGACGAGTAA
- a CDS encoding SDR family NAD(P)-dependent oxidoreductase — protein sequence MPNSKYFVVGAGGGIGTELCKQLVATGHQVMLVGRNEAKLQTLANELQQPFQVCDGTDWDGLAGVADYTLEHFGGLDGAVNLAGSILLKPAHLTSKDELQSVIEANLITAFGLVRTMAPRLKKQGGGSIVLMSSGGAAIGLTSHEAIAAAKAGVAAMARAAAATYAASNVRINTVAPGLVETELTARIWQNERSADASRAMHPMGRLGKPEDIASMIAWLLAPENSWITGQDIAVDGGLSSIKSATR from the coding sequence ATGCCCAACTCAAAATACTTCGTCGTCGGTGCCGGTGGCGGCATCGGCACCGAACTCTGCAAACAACTCGTCGCGACTGGTCATCAAGTGATGCTGGTCGGCAGAAACGAAGCTAAATTGCAGACACTCGCCAATGAACTTCAACAACCTTTTCAAGTCTGCGACGGAACTGATTGGGACGGATTGGCCGGAGTCGCAGACTACACGCTCGAACACTTCGGCGGACTTGACGGCGCAGTCAACTTGGCCGGATCAATCCTGTTGAAACCAGCTCACCTGACCAGCAAAGATGAGTTGCAATCAGTGATCGAAGCCAATCTGATCACCGCATTCGGATTGGTTCGTACGATGGCACCTCGATTGAAAAAGCAAGGCGGCGGCTCGATCGTTTTGATGTCCAGCGGTGGTGCCGCAATCGGGCTCACCAGTCACGAAGCGATCGCCGCGGCGAAGGCCGGCGTAGCCGCCATGGCTCGAGCCGCCGCGGCAACCTATGCAGCCAGCAACGTTCGCATCAACACCGTTGCACCGGGCTTGGTCGAAACCGAATTGACCGCTCGAATTTGGCAGAACGAACGTTCCGCTGATGCCAGTCGAGCCATGCATCCGATGGGTCGTCTTGGAAAACCGGAGGACATCGCCTCGATGATCGCATGGCTGCTGGCTCCTGAGAACTCGTGGATCACCGGTCAAGACATCGCGGTCGATGGCGGACTCAGTTCGATCAAATCAGCCACTCGTTGA
- the cyaB gene encoding class IV adenylate cyclase: MFEIELKFRVGDGSELRERLAENDAVLVSENENQDTYYNHPSRDFAESGEALRVRRIDGTPLVTYKGSKRPGAVKAREELEWRLDPGDPTGESMETLFDRLGFRKVATVTKQRETFHLGSSNPMTVTIDRVEGLGEFAEIERVLHEGSPSDEAVEKAREEVLNLASELGLKSPESRSYLRMQLESTSG; the protein is encoded by the coding sequence ATGTTTGAAATCGAATTGAAGTTTCGCGTTGGCGATGGCAGCGAACTGCGCGAACGATTGGCGGAGAATGACGCGGTGTTGGTTTCGGAAAACGAGAATCAGGACACCTACTACAACCATCCGTCGCGTGACTTCGCGGAGTCCGGGGAAGCGCTGCGGGTTCGACGAATCGATGGAACGCCCCTGGTGACCTACAAAGGCTCCAAGCGGCCGGGTGCGGTCAAAGCACGGGAAGAATTGGAGTGGCGTTTAGATCCAGGCGATCCGACAGGCGAGTCGATGGAGACGCTGTTTGATCGGCTCGGTTTTCGAAAGGTCGCGACGGTGACGAAGCAGCGTGAGACGTTTCATCTCGGATCGTCAAATCCGATGACGGTTACGATCGACCGTGTCGAAGGGTTGGGCGAATTTGCAGAGATTGAACGTGTGTTGCACGAAGGTTCACCGAGCGATGAAGCTGTCGAAAAGGCTCGCGAGGAAGTCCTCAATTTGGCTTCGGAGCTCGGGTTGAAATCACCCGAGTCGCGAAGCTATTTGCGGATGCAACTCGAATCAACGAGTGGCTGA
- a CDS encoding thiamine phosphate synthase, translated as MTNAESRTVLRILDANANRAGEGLRTLEESARFILNDLSLTERLKTHRHDLAVAMRRWNRFQLIGSRDTPGDVGTGVQTASEQSRADLSSVIAAATTRTQQALRCLEEYGKTADSEFAACIESIRYQCYATFRELELKMAGLNARSRKLVEARLYALIACEPNADYLKARIAELVDAGVDVIQLRDSSVDDRTLFEQAKLGAAIAAERDVLWIINDRADIAVASGADGVHVGQEELPVDAVREVVGPERLIGLSTHSIEQVRLATRTTANYIGCGPTFPGKTKSFDRYPGCEFLTQVSDAERSGELTLPAFAIGGIGLGNVEQVAQSGIGRVAVTGALAPHDGLHQTAMGMREILERVPLRITPDSSDVCPLPND; from the coding sequence ATGACGAATGCCGAATCCAGAACCGTATTGAGAATCTTGGATGCCAACGCGAATCGCGCCGGTGAAGGCCTTCGGACGCTCGAAGAATCCGCTCGCTTCATCTTAAACGATCTTAGTCTGACGGAGCGGTTGAAGACGCACCGGCACGATCTAGCGGTCGCGATGCGACGTTGGAATCGGTTTCAGTTGATCGGTTCTCGCGACACGCCTGGCGACGTTGGTACCGGCGTCCAAACCGCCAGCGAACAATCGCGAGCTGATCTGTCTTCCGTGATCGCGGCCGCGACGACTCGGACCCAGCAAGCTTTGCGGTGTCTGGAAGAGTACGGAAAGACGGCGGACTCCGAATTCGCCGCTTGTATTGAGTCGATCCGCTATCAGTGCTATGCCACCTTCCGTGAATTGGAGCTGAAGATGGCTGGGCTGAACGCACGTTCTCGAAAATTGGTAGAAGCCCGCCTGTATGCCTTGATCGCTTGCGAGCCCAATGCGGATTATCTGAAAGCTCGGATCGCGGAGTTGGTTGATGCAGGCGTCGATGTGATTCAGCTTCGCGATTCAAGCGTCGACGACCGTACGTTGTTTGAACAAGCCAAACTCGGGGCGGCGATTGCGGCGGAGCGAGATGTCCTTTGGATCATCAATGATCGTGCCGACATCGCGGTGGCATCCGGTGCCGATGGTGTTCATGTCGGACAAGAGGAACTGCCGGTGGATGCTGTTCGAGAAGTCGTGGGACCAGAGCGTTTGATTGGATTGTCGACTCACAGCATCGAACAAGTTCGCCTGGCAACTCGCACCACGGCGAATTACATCGGATGCGGACCAACGTTCCCCGGCAAAACCAAATCGTTCGATCGCTATCCTGGTTGTGAGTTCTTGACGCAGGTCAGCGATGCCGAACGGTCCGGTGAATTGACGTTGCCCGCATTCGCGATCGGAGGCATCGGTTTGGGTAACGTCGAACAGGTCGCACAGTCGGGAATCGGACGAGTTGCGGTCACGGGAGCGTTGGCACCTCATGACGGGCTGCACCAGACGGCAATGGGCATGCGAGAAATACTGGAACGAGTCCCGCTACGAATTACGCCCGACTCAAGTGATGTCTGTCCCCTTCCGAATGATTGA
- a CDS encoding SGNH/GDSL hydrolase family protein: MSIRRLSFFTAFVLSIAGALPSVLLSTGHADQPTQKSSPRQARANDPFAPPKVDPSLPNVLLIGDSISIGYMLDARRALEGKANVFRPGTNCGPTTRGLEQLDSWLGDRKWDVIHFNFGLHDLKFLGPNGKNLADPKLPTSKRQVPLEEYSANLETIAKKLKATGATVIWRETTPVPEGASGRLPEDGPIYNEAAAKVMESVGGIQTDPFYDFAMHHASTQRKANVHYTPAGSKLLGQHVAEIVVKALKQ, from the coding sequence ATGTCCATTCGTCGCCTCAGCTTCTTCACTGCGTTCGTTTTGTCGATCGCTGGTGCCTTACCATCCGTTTTGCTCTCCACCGGACACGCCGATCAACCGACCCAAAAGTCATCTCCACGTCAAGCACGAGCGAACGACCCGTTCGCTCCCCCCAAAGTCGATCCATCACTCCCCAACGTTCTGTTGATTGGTGATTCCATTTCGATCGGTTACATGCTGGATGCCCGACGAGCATTGGAAGGCAAAGCCAACGTGTTCCGTCCAGGAACAAACTGTGGCCCAACGACTCGCGGTCTCGAACAACTGGATTCGTGGTTAGGTGACCGCAAGTGGGATGTGATCCACTTCAATTTTGGTTTGCACGATTTGAAATTCTTGGGCCCCAACGGGAAAAATCTCGCTGATCCGAAACTGCCAACCAGCAAACGGCAAGTCCCACTCGAAGAATACTCCGCCAACCTGGAAACGATCGCAAAAAAACTGAAAGCGACCGGCGCGACGGTGATCTGGCGAGAGACCACCCCCGTCCCCGAAGGAGCCAGTGGTCGATTGCCAGAGGATGGCCCGATTTACAACGAAGCGGCAGCCAAGGTGATGGAATCGGTCGGCGGCATTCAAACCGATCCATTTTACGACTTTGCTATGCATCACGCCTCAACGCAGCGCAAAGCCAACGTGCACTACACACCAGCGGGTTCCAAACTGCTCGGTCAACACGTCGCCGAAATCGTCGTCAAAGCGTTGAAGCAATGA